The Prionailurus viverrinus isolate Anna chromosome B4, UM_Priviv_1.0, whole genome shotgun sequence genome has a window encoding:
- the LOC125171182 gene encoding calmodulin-like protein 3: MDHAFGVLCKPSPAMADQLTEEQVAEFREAFCLFDKDGDGAITTQELGTVMRSLGQNPTEAELRDMVGEIDRDGNGSVDFPEFLGMMARQLRGRDSEEQIREAFRVFDKDGNGLVSAAELRHVMTRLGEKLSDDEVDEMIRAADVDGDGQVNYEEFVHMLVSK, from the exons ATGGATCACGCCTTTGGCGTCCTATGTAAACCCAGCCCAG CCATGGCCGACCAGCTGACAGAGGAACAGGTGGCCGAGTTCAGGGAGGCCTTCTGCCTGTTCGACAAGGACGGGGACGGCGCCATCACCACCCAGGAGCTGGGCACCGTCATGCGGTCCCTGGGCCAGAACCCCACAGAGGCCGAGCTCCGGGACATGGTGGGCGAGATCGACCGTGACGGCAACGGCTCCGTGGACTTCCCCGAGTTCCTGGGCATGATGGCCCGGCAGCTGAGGGGCAGGGACAGCGAGGAGCAGATCCGGGAGGCCTTCCGCGTGTTCGACAAGGACGGCAACGGCCTGGTGAGCGCGGCCGAGCTGCGGCACGTGATGACCAGGCTCGGGGAGAAGCTGAGCGACGACGAGGTGGACGAGATGATCCGGGCCGCCGATGTGGACGGGGACGGCCAGGTCAACTACGAGGAGTTCGTGCACATGCTGGTCTCCAAGTGA